A part of Paenibacillus sp. sptzw28 genomic DNA contains:
- the cmpA gene encoding cortex morphogenetic protein CmpA: MPQWLCNQLMRAFMKKDRRQIRLLNDCWYFYRTKQRPDDDSANELATDDRF; the protein is encoded by the coding sequence GTGCCGCAATGGCTGTGCAATCAATTAATGCGTGCTTTCATGAAGAAGGACCGCCGGCAAATTCGTCTGCTGAACGATTGCTGGTATTTCTACCGTACGAAACAACGGCCGGATGACGACTCGGCAAACGAGCTTGCAACCGACGACAGGTTTTGA
- a CDS encoding Tex family protein, whose protein sequence is MELTPEEQAAEQERITKRISAELGLPVTKVKSAVGLLDEGNTIPFIARYRKEMTGELDENELRSIEEKLQYMRNLENRKREVIRLIGEQGKLTEELRQSIIASIKLQEVEDLYRPYRQKRKTRASVAKERGLEPLANWLLSQPRLGEPLREAVRYVDAGKGVATAEEALQGAMDIIAEQLADDAKIRAWVRRYTFDNGVMRTEAKDASQETVYEMYYAYQEPVKRLPPHRTLAINRGEREDVLRVSLDIASERIRDYMDRQTIRGGTAPAIREMLLQTIEDAYKRLIAPSIEREVRGELTEKAEEHAIQIFSANLRNLLLQPPVRGNVVLGVDPAFRTGCKLAVIDETGKLLEVAVSYPTPPNNKVAEAEKLIGGLIDKYKVELIVIGNGTASRETEQFIADLIAKRKSAGSDKARELKYIIVNEAGASVYSASKLAQEEFPSLDVAERSAVSIARRLQDPLAELVKIEPKAIGVGQYQHDVSQKRLEETLGGVVESAVNHVGVDVNTASPSLLSYVAGINATTARNIVKYREEKGKFNDRKTLQSVPRLGAKTYEQCIGFIRVPESPNLLDRTPIHPESYGVVDKLCKELGLKLEQLGTDTFKASLAALDTGEVAAKLGVGIPTLRDIVDSLLRPGRDPREELPAPIFHTDVLSIEDLQPGMELHGTVRNVIDFGAFVDIGIKNDGLVHISQLSNKFVKHPMDVVSVGDTVTVWVLNVDLKKGRVGLTMRKPD, encoded by the coding sequence ATCGAGCTAACGCCCGAGGAGCAAGCGGCAGAACAGGAGAGGATCACAAAGCGGATATCCGCTGAGCTGGGATTGCCTGTCACGAAGGTGAAATCAGCGGTAGGGTTGCTGGACGAAGGCAATACGATTCCCTTTATCGCACGTTACCGTAAGGAAATGACCGGCGAATTGGACGAGAACGAGCTCAGGTCGATCGAGGAGAAGCTGCAGTATATGCGAAACCTCGAGAACCGCAAACGCGAGGTTATCAGACTTATCGGCGAGCAGGGCAAGCTGACGGAGGAACTCCGCCAATCCATTATAGCGTCCATCAAGCTCCAGGAAGTTGAGGATCTGTACAGGCCCTACCGGCAAAAGCGGAAGACGCGCGCAAGTGTGGCGAAGGAACGGGGCCTCGAACCGCTCGCCAATTGGCTGCTCTCTCAGCCTCGTCTGGGCGAGCCTCTGCGCGAAGCGGTGCGCTATGTCGATGCGGGTAAAGGCGTCGCGACTGCGGAGGAAGCACTTCAGGGGGCGATGGATATTATCGCCGAGCAGCTCGCCGACGACGCGAAGATCCGCGCATGGGTACGCAGGTATACGTTCGATAATGGCGTGATGCGTACGGAGGCGAAGGATGCTTCGCAGGAAACGGTTTATGAGATGTATTATGCCTATCAGGAGCCTGTCAAGCGGCTTCCGCCTCATCGTACGCTTGCGATCAACCGCGGCGAGCGGGAAGACGTGCTGCGAGTGTCTCTTGATATCGCCTCTGAGCGGATACGCGACTATATGGACCGACAGACTATTCGCGGCGGCACGGCGCCCGCCATCCGTGAGATGCTGCTGCAGACGATAGAGGATGCTTATAAGCGGCTTATCGCGCCTTCCATTGAGCGTGAAGTGCGCGGCGAGCTGACCGAAAAGGCTGAGGAGCATGCGATCCAAATTTTCTCGGCGAACTTGCGCAACCTGCTGCTGCAGCCGCCGGTGCGCGGAAACGTTGTACTCGGGGTCGATCCGGCCTTTCGTACAGGCTGCAAGCTCGCAGTCATCGATGAGACCGGCAAGCTTCTTGAGGTGGCGGTGTCGTATCCGACGCCGCCTAACAACAAAGTAGCCGAAGCGGAGAAGCTGATCGGCGGCCTGATCGACAAATACAAGGTCGAGCTGATTGTCATAGGCAATGGCACCGCTTCACGCGAGACCGAGCAGTTTATCGCGGACCTGATCGCCAAACGGAAGAGTGCCGGGTCCGATAAGGCTCGTGAGCTGAAATATATAATAGTCAACGAAGCGGGAGCGAGCGTCTATTCCGCTTCCAAGCTGGCTCAGGAGGAATTCCCGTCGCTGGATGTTGCTGAGCGCAGCGCCGTCTCGATAGCAAGACGCCTTCAGGACCCGCTCGCGGAGCTTGTGAAGATCGAGCCCAAAGCGATCGGCGTAGGCCAATACCAGCATGATGTCAGCCAGAAGAGGCTGGAAGAAACGCTGGGGGGAGTCGTGGAATCGGCGGTTAACCACGTCGGCGTAGACGTGAACACCGCCTCTCCATCACTGTTGTCCTATGTGGCGGGCATCAATGCTACCACGGCGAGGAACATTGTCAAATACCGCGAGGAGAAAGGCAAATTCAACGACCGGAAAACGCTGCAAAGCGTTCCGAGGCTCGGCGCCAAAACCTACGAGCAGTGCATCGGTTTTATCCGTGTGCCTGAGAGTCCGAACCTGCTTGACCGCACTCCGATACACCCGGAATCGTACGGCGTCGTCGACAAGCTTTGCAAGGAGCTAGGATTGAAGCTCGAACAGCTTGGCACAGACACGTTCAAAGCCTCTCTTGCGGCTTTGGACACCGGTGAGGTCGCCGCGAAGCTCGGCGTCGGCATTCCGACGCTGCGCGATATTGTCGACAGCCTGCTGCGTCCCGGGAGGGATCCGCGGGAGGAGCTGCCGGCCCCGATTTTTCACACCGATGTTCTGAGCATCGAGGATTTGCAGCCGGGTATGGAGCTGCACGGCACCGTGCGCAATGTGATCGATTTCGGGGCATTCGTCGACATCGGAATCAAGAACGACGGCCTCGTCCATATTTCCCAGCTCAGCAATAAATTCGTGAAGCATCCGATGGACGTCGTATCGGTCGGCGATACGGTGACGGTCTGGGTATTGAACGTCGACCTGAAAAAAGGCCGCGTCGGCTTAACGATGCGCAAGCCTGATTAA